The nucleotide window ACTGCTTGCTTGGCCACCCACTTGGTAGCCCTCACTGCCTTCGCCTTGAAGGTGCGAACGACGGCGTTGCATGCCAAGAAGACAGGCATCTGCAATCTTACCAGCGATGAGTTTGATGGAGCGAATAGCATCATCGTTGCCAGGTACCACGTAGTCAATCAAGTCGGGATCACAGTTGGTATCGACGACGGCCACAATCGGAATACCGAGCTTTCGGCCCTCGCGTACAGCAATGTGCTCATGATTTGGATCAATGATAAACAGTGCTGAAGGCAAGCCGTTCATGCGCTTGATACCACCGAGGTACTTCTCCAAACGCTCGCGTTCGCGATCCAAACCAAGCAGTTCTTTCTTGGTCAGCGAACTTACGCTACCGTCTTCAAGCACTCGCTCAAGCTCCAACAAACGCTCTATGCTACGCTTGACCGTTTGAAAGTTGGTGAGTGTCCCGCCAAGCCAGCGCCCGGTGACATGAAACTGATGCGCGCGTGCCGATTCTTCGACGATAATATCCACCGCTTGGCGCTTGGTGCCTATAAAAAGCACATGACCGCCGCGAGCCACCGCGTCGGTTACAAAACGATAAGCTTTGTTAAAGCGATCGACCGTTTGATCGAGGTCAATGATGTGAATGCCATTGCGCGCCCCATAAATGAAGTTGCGCATTTTGGGATTCCAGCGTCGGGTCTGATGACCAAAATGAACGCCTGCATCAATTAAATCACGAAGCTCAATGGCGTCGCTTTGGTTTTCTGGATTGGTATGAGTTGTTTCGGTCATGTTTGCTCTCCTTGGTTGTTCCTCCACTTTCCTCGTCTGCCCACTTTGCTATGCAAAGCACCAAAACAAACGTTTGAGCCGGAAAATGTGTGTAATTACGCGGCCGCCTTTCGAGTGAGGGAGCCACGGCGGTTCATTGTGAACTGCGCTCGGGCGTATAGCACGACCCGGCCCGAGCGCCAAGTACGACAAACC belongs to Myxococcales bacterium and includes:
- the rpsB gene encoding 30S ribosomal protein S2 — its product is MTETTHTNPENQSDAIELRDLIDAGVHFGHQTRRWNPKMRNFIYGARNGIHIIDLDQTVDRFNKAYRFVTDAVARGGHVLFIGTKRQAVDIIVEESARAHQFHVTGRWLGGTLTNFQTVKRSIERLLELERVLEDGSVSSLTKKELLGLDRERERLEKYLGGIKRMNGLPSALFIIDPNHEHIAVREGRKLGIPIVAVVDTNCDPDLIDYVVPGNDDAIRSIKLIAGKIADACLLGMQRRRSHLQGEGSEGYQVGGQASSGDVPVEFSRSRRSAAPSADVAPEASATPEGEVSGALATDDSKDSN